A single region of the Salvia miltiorrhiza cultivar Shanhuang (shh) chromosome 8, IMPLAD_Smil_shh, whole genome shotgun sequence genome encodes:
- the LOC130997004 gene encoding BAG-associated GRAM protein 1-like produces the protein MTSTFLNDYNDQSIRGSNRQSKISEQSVAKTEKSQPFIKEEVLLEIYNDMFPCTAEQFFKLLLDDDSTYTNEYRNVRKDSNLIMGQWHSADEYDGQVREITFRSVCNSPMCPPDTAMTEWQHAVLSADKKKLVFETVQQAHDVPFGSYFEIHCRWSLESNSESSCTINIRVGAHFKKWCVMQSKIKSGAINEYKKEVEMMLDVARSYIQRKTSKTETTPSPPNVVQESR, from the exons ATGACATCTACTTTCCTCAATGATT ATAATGACCAGAGCATCAGAGGCAGCAATAGGCAGTCTAAGATTTCTGAGCAGAGTGTGGCAAAGACTGAAAAATCACAGCCATTCATCAAGGAGGAAGTGCTTTTGGAAATTTACAAT GACATGTTCCCGTGCACAGCGGAGCAATTTTTCAAGCTTTTGTTAGATGATGATTCAACCTATACAAATGAGTATCGTAATGTCCGGAAGGATTCCAACCTCATA ATGGGTCAGTGGCATTCCGCTGATGAGTATGATGGTCAAGTCAGGGAAATTACATTTCGATCCGTGTGCAACAGTCCGATGTGTCCTCCGGATACAGCAATGACGGAATGGCAGCATGCTGTTTTATCAGCAGATAAGAAGAAACTG GTGTTCGAGACCGTACAACAGGCACATGATGTTCCATTCGGGTCATACTTTGAG ATTCACTGTAGATGGTCGTTAGAGTCTAATTCCGAGTCTTCGTGCACCATTAATATTAGAGTTG GTGCTCATTTCAAGAAATGGTGTGTGATGCAATCGAAGATCAAATCGGGCGCTATCAACGAG TATAAGAAAGAGGTGGAAATGATGCTAGATGTGGCGCGTTCATACATCCAGAGGAAGACTAGCAAGACAGAAACTACACCATCACCTCCAAATGTTGTTCAAGAAAGTAGATGA